One Pseudomonas brassicacearum genomic region harbors:
- a CDS encoding type II secretion system protein GspJ has product MNKQSGFTLLELVIAIAIFALLGLAGWRLFDGVVRTQQGAGQHEREIRALQRAVGVIERDVWQAVAGSVVLAPGHLQLQRSHWRNPLDQPRSERQTVSYRLEGAVLWRDSHGEGAVIVQRQKLLEDVRSLSWRAFDPKRGWHIETAGDSAPLALEWVVSAGRFEQIRRVLLLPGALP; this is encoded by the coding sequence ATGAATAAGCAGTCGGGCTTCACCTTGTTGGAGTTGGTTATCGCCATCGCCATTTTCGCCCTGCTCGGCCTGGCCGGTTGGCGTCTGTTCGACGGCGTCGTGCGTACCCAGCAGGGCGCGGGCCAGCATGAGCGTGAAATCAGGGCCCTGCAGCGCGCCGTGGGGGTGATCGAACGGGATGTATGGCAGGCCGTTGCCGGCAGTGTTGTGCTCGCGCCGGGACATCTGCAATTGCAGCGTAGCCATTGGCGCAACCCGTTGGATCAGCCGCGCAGCGAACGGCAAACCGTGAGCTATCGACTCGAGGGTGCCGTGTTGTGGCGCGACAGTCACGGTGAAGGGGCGGTTATCGTGCAACGGCAGAAACTGCTCGAGGATGTACGCAGCCTGAGCTGGCGAGCGTTCGACCCGAAACGCGGCTGGCACATCGAAACAGCGGGCGACAGCGCGCCGCTGGCGTTGGAGTGGGTCGTTTCTGCGGGGCGTTTCGAGCAGATCCGTCGCGTGCTGCTGTTGCCTGGGGCGTTGCCATGA